In Syntrophorhabdus sp., a genomic segment contains:
- a CDS encoding methionine adenosyltransferase: MGMSRFLFTSESVAEGHPDKVSDQISDAVLDAIIKDDPGARVACETYVTTGLALVGGEITTSSYVNVPEIVRETVKDIGYNDSSMGFDWETCAVLTAIDEQSPDIAMGVNETAGHEQGAGDQGLMFGYACNETAEFMPMSIMYAHKLIKRLADVRKDGTLPFLRPDGKSQVTIEYIDRQPVRVDAVVIAAQHNPDVTIEKIREGITEEVIKKIVPAELMDEKTKIFINSTGRFVVGGPKGDCGVTGRKIIVDTYGGVGSHGGGAFSGKDPSKVDRSASYMARYIAKNLVAAGLADRLELQIAYTIGVAEPVSVMIDTQGTSKISPDKIAQIVNDLFDMRPRKIIERLDLLRPIYRKTACGGHFGRNEPEFTWEKLDMVEEIRKAAGI, translated from the coding sequence ATGGGAATGAGCAGGTTCTTATTCACGTCTGAATCGGTTGCCGAAGGACATCCGGACAAGGTTTCCGACCAGATATCCGACGCTGTTCTCGACGCCATCATCAAGGACGACCCCGGGGCTCGGGTCGCCTGCGAGACCTATGTGACGACGGGCCTTGCCCTCGTCGGTGGTGAGATAACGACGTCGAGCTACGTCAACGTCCCCGAGATCGTCAGGGAGACGGTGAAGGACATAGGGTACAACGATTCTTCGATGGGCTTCGACTGGGAGACCTGCGCGGTCCTCACGGCGATCGACGAACAGTCCCCCGATATCGCCATGGGCGTCAACGAGACAGCCGGCCACGAGCAGGGCGCCGGCGACCAGGGCCTCATGTTCGGGTACGCCTGCAACGAGACGGCAGAGTTCATGCCCATGTCCATCATGTACGCCCACAAGCTCATCAAGAGGCTTGCCGATGTCCGCAAGGACGGGACCCTTCCCTTTCTGCGCCCCGACGGCAAGAGCCAGGTGACCATAGAGTATATCGACAGGCAGCCCGTCAGGGTGGACGCCGTCGTCATCGCCGCCCAGCACAACCCCGACGTGACCATTGAGAAGATACGCGAAGGCATCACGGAAGAGGTCATCAAGAAGATCGTCCCGGCGGAGCTCATGGACGAGAAGACGAAGATCTTCATCAACTCCACGGGAAGGTTCGTGGTGGGCGGCCCCAAGGGTGACTGCGGCGTGACGGGACGGAAGATCATCGTCGACACCTACGGGGGTGTCGGGAGCCATGGCGGCGGCGCCTTCTCCGGGAAGGACCCGTCAAAGGTCGACCGCAGCGCCTCCTACATGGCCCGCTACATCGCGAAGAACCTCGTCGCTGCCGGCCTTGCCGACAGGCTCGAGCTCCAGATAGCCTACACCATCGGCGTCGCTGAGCCTGTATCCGTCATGATAGACACCCAGGGCACCTCGAAGATAAGCCCCGACAAGATCGCGCAGATAGTCAACGACCTCTTCGACATGCGGCCGAGAAAGATCATCGAGAGGCTCGACCTCCTGCGGCCCATCTACAGGAAAACCGCTTGCGGCGGCCATTTCGGCAGGAACGAGCCGGAGTTCACCTGGGAAAAGCTCGACATGGTGGAAGAGATAAGGAAGGCCGCGGGGATATAG
- the ahcY gene encoding adenosylhomocysteinase, with protein MDYDVKDIKLADAGLEKIEWAGRRMPVLGQIAQRFAKKKPLKGVRIACCLHVTSETGNLMKTLKAGGAEVVLCASNPLSTQDDVAAAIVKHFKIPAFCIKGETDRQYYDHIMKALAFMPNITMDDGADLVGALHMIAFDRTEGLHDIIKKWYRKLAKKEKQALIGDVVGSMEETTTGVIRLKSMEKEGVLQFPVVAVNDALTKHMFDNRYGTGQSTIDGILRATNVLFAGATFVLAGYGWCGKGVTMRAKGLGAHVVVAEVDPLRALEAHMDGYEVMEMEKAAAIGDIFVTTTGDIHVIRKEHFEKMKDGAMVCNSGHFNVELDLDTLEKMKKSKRRIRQFIDEYTLKNGKKIFVLGEGRLVNLACAEGHPSDVMDMSFANQALCSEYMWKNAKKLQKKVYSVPKEIDEQVALLKLASAGITIDKLTDEQKRYLASWEMGT; from the coding sequence ATGGATTATGATGTGAAGGACATAAAACTGGCCGATGCCGGGCTGGAGAAGATAGAATGGGCGGGGAGAAGGATGCCCGTCCTCGGCCAGATCGCGCAGAGGTTCGCGAAGAAGAAACCCCTGAAGGGCGTGAGAATCGCCTGTTGCCTCCACGTGACGTCGGAGACGGGGAACCTCATGAAGACCCTCAAGGCGGGCGGCGCCGAGGTGGTGCTCTGCGCGTCCAACCCCCTGAGCACCCAGGACGACGTGGCGGCGGCCATCGTCAAGCACTTCAAGATACCCGCCTTCTGCATCAAGGGAGAGACGGACCGCCAGTACTACGACCACATCATGAAGGCCCTTGCCTTCATGCCCAATATCACCATGGATGACGGGGCCGACCTTGTCGGCGCCCTCCACATGATCGCCTTCGACCGCACCGAGGGCCTCCACGATATCATCAAGAAATGGTACAGGAAGCTCGCCAAGAAGGAAAAACAGGCGCTGATCGGCGATGTGGTGGGCTCCATGGAGGAAACGACGACGGGTGTCATTCGCCTTAAGAGCATGGAGAAGGAAGGCGTTCTCCAGTTCCCCGTCGTCGCCGTGAACGACGCGCTGACGAAGCACATGTTCGACAACCGCTACGGTACGGGACAGAGCACCATCGACGGCATCCTGCGCGCCACGAACGTCCTGTTTGCCGGTGCCACCTTCGTGCTCGCCGGGTACGGCTGGTGCGGCAAAGGCGTGACCATGAGGGCAAAAGGCCTTGGCGCCCACGTTGTCGTCGCCGAGGTCGATCCTCTTCGGGCCCTTGAAGCCCACATGGACGGCTACGAGGTCATGGAGATGGAGAAGGCGGCCGCCATCGGGGACATCTTCGTCACCACCACCGGCGACATCCACGTCATCCGCAAGGAACATTTCGAGAAGATGAAGGACGGCGCCATGGTCTGCAACTCGGGGCATTTCAACGTTGAACTCGACCTCGACACCCTGGAGAAGATGAAGAAGTCGAAGAGGCGGATCCGTCAGTTCATCGACGAGTACACCCTCAAGAACGGCAAGAAGATATTCGTCCTCGGTGAGGGCAGGCTTGTCAATCTCGCCTGTGCCGAAGGGCATCCCTCGGATGTCATGGACATGAGCTTCGCGAACCAGGCGCTCTGCTCGGAGTACATGTGGAAGAACGCCAAGAAACTGCAGAAGAAGGTCTACTCCGTGCCGAAGGAGATCGACGAGCAGGTTGCCCTGCTCAAGCTGGCCTCGGCAGGCATCACCATCGATAAACTGACGGACGAGCAGAAGA